In Massilia forsythiae, one DNA window encodes the following:
- a CDS encoding DUF2970 domain-containing protein has translation MKAVFWSFFGVRKRRDYEDDAARLNPVHVILGALLGVALFIGILLVAVRFAVAK, from the coding sequence ATGAAGGCGGTGTTCTGGTCCTTCTTCGGCGTGCGCAAGCGGCGCGACTATGAGGACGACGCGGCGCGCCTGAACCCGGTGCACGTGATCCTGGGGGCGCTGCTGGGCGTGGCGCTGTTCATCGGCATCCTGCTGGTGGCGGTGCGGTTCGCGGTGGCAAAGTAA
- a CDS encoding cytochrome oxidase small assembly protein, with protein MREEPMAEQPPRKPNNLRTALLLAALALFFFAMLFVKRLWLG; from the coding sequence GTGCGCGAGGAACCGATGGCCGAGCAGCCGCCCCGCAAGCCGAACAACCTGCGCACCGCCTTGCTGCTGGCGGCCCTGGCACTGTTCTTCTTCGCGATGTTGTTCGTCAAGCGCCTGTGGCTGGGCTGA
- a CDS encoding cytochrome c oxidase subunit 3, with protein sequence MNAPHSAPPGAAHGAPPTAPYYFIPGPSRWPLAAGTSMLATMAGASGWVNGAGWGMPLCLAGIAAMLAVLYGWFGDAIRESESGVYGPRIDSSYRWSMSWFIFSEVMFFAAFFGALFYARAISMPWLSDLDHKVIWPDFAGHWGNTGPAGTVEDFNVMGPFPIPTINTALLLTSGVTLTIAHHALRIGQRGKTAFWLFLTILLGAVFMGFQAYEYHHAYSELNLKLSSGIYGSTFFMLTGFHGFHVTMGAIMLSVVLYRVLRGHFTPDHHFAFEGAAWYWHFVDVVWLGLYVVVYWL encoded by the coding sequence ATGAACGCACCGCACAGCGCACCGCCCGGCGCCGCGCACGGCGCACCCCCTACGGCGCCGTATTACTTCATTCCGGGACCGTCGCGCTGGCCGCTGGCGGCCGGCACCTCGATGCTGGCCACCATGGCCGGCGCCTCGGGCTGGGTCAACGGCGCCGGCTGGGGCATGCCCCTGTGCCTGGCCGGTATCGCGGCCATGCTGGCGGTGCTGTACGGCTGGTTCGGCGATGCCATCCGCGAATCGGAATCCGGCGTCTACGGCCCGCGCATCGATTCGTCCTACCGCTGGTCGATGAGCTGGTTCATCTTTTCGGAAGTGATGTTCTTCGCCGCCTTTTTCGGCGCGCTGTTCTACGCGCGCGCGATCTCGATGCCGTGGCTGTCCGACCTCGACCACAAGGTGATCTGGCCCGACTTCGCCGGCCACTGGGGCAACACCGGCCCCGCCGGCACGGTCGAGGACTTCAACGTCATGGGACCGTTCCCGATCCCGACCATCAACACCGCGCTGCTGCTGACCTCGGGCGTGACGCTGACCATCGCCCACCACGCGCTGCGCATCGGCCAGCGCGGCAAGACCGCGTTCTGGCTGTTCCTGACGATCCTGCTGGGCGCCGTGTTCATGGGCTTCCAGGCCTACGAATACCACCACGCCTATTCGGAATTGAACCTGAAGCTCAGCTCCGGCATCTACGGCTCGACCTTCTTCATGCTGACCGGCTTCCACGGCTTCCACGTGACGATGGGGGCGATCATGCTGTCGGTGGTGCTGTACCGGGTGCTGCGCGGGCACTTCACGCCGGACCACCATTTCGCGTTCGAAGGGGCGGCGTGGTACTGGCACTTCGTGGACGTGGTGTGGCTGGGGTTGTATGTGGTGGTGTACTGGTTGTAG
- a CDS encoding cytochrome c oxidase assembly protein, giving the protein MSAPATAGVEESGRLRLNRVTLLKLVVVAFVMFGFGYALVPVYRQVCEALGINVLTQKDGTVARPGNTQVDLARTVTVELDGNAQGPWRFRPTTRSIDVHPGEMATVVYEVVNTQARTVKAQAIPSYAPQSATPFFKKVECFCFQEQVLGPNEARQMPVVFFIDPGLPREVKNITLSYTFFEIGGAVTARKE; this is encoded by the coding sequence ATGAGCGCCCCCGCCACCGCCGGCGTCGAGGAGAGCGGGCGCCTGCGCCTGAATCGCGTCACCTTGCTGAAGCTGGTGGTGGTGGCGTTCGTGATGTTCGGCTTCGGCTACGCGCTGGTGCCGGTGTACCGCCAAGTGTGCGAGGCGCTCGGCATCAACGTGCTGACGCAAAAGGACGGCACCGTGGCGCGGCCAGGCAACACGCAGGTCGACCTGGCGCGCACGGTCACCGTCGAGCTGGACGGCAATGCTCAGGGACCGTGGCGCTTCCGCCCGACCACGCGCAGCATCGACGTGCATCCGGGCGAGATGGCGACCGTGGTCTACGAAGTCGTGAACACCCAGGCGCGCACGGTCAAGGCGCAGGCGATCCCGAGCTATGCGCCGCAATCGGCGACGCCGTTTTTCAAGAAGGTCGAGTGCTTCTGCTTCCAGGAGCAGGTGCTGGGACCGAACGAGGCGCGCCAGATGCCGGTGGTGTTCTTCATCGACCCCGGCTTGCCGCGCGAGGTGAAGAACATCACGCTGTCGTACACCTTCTTCGAGATCGGCGGCGCGGTCACCGCGCGCAAGGAATGA
- a CDS encoding twin transmembrane helix small protein, which yields MKIVVAIAFVLILGSLASALFFLMRDKGRSNRTVQALAMRVGLSITLFLLVLFSYKMGWIQPTGLH from the coding sequence ATGAAAATCGTCGTCGCCATCGCCTTCGTGCTCATCCTCGGCAGCCTGGCTTCCGCGCTGTTCTTCCTGATGCGCGACAAGGGCCGCAGCAACCGCACCGTGCAGGCGCTGGCGATGCGGGTGGGCTTGTCGATCACCTTGTTCCTGCTGGTGCTGTTTTCGTACAAGATGGGGTGGATACAGCCGACGGGGTTGCACTGA
- the ctaD gene encoding cytochrome c oxidase subunit I, producing the protein MTSSTIDHAHERGHGNDHAHDHEHEHPHGARRWLFATNHKDIGTLYLWFAFVMLLSGGVLALMIRTELFQPGLQFFRPEFFNQLTTMHGVVMVFGAIMPAFVGFANWMIPLQIGASDMAFARMNNFSFWLLPPAAILLASSFFVPGGATAAGWTLYAPLSTQMGPGMDMAIFALHIMGASSIMGSINIIVTILNMRAPGLTLMKMPMFCWTWLITAYLLIAVMPVLAGAITMTLTDRHFGTSFFNAAGGGDPVMYQHIFWFFGHPEVYIMILPAFGIISQIIPAFARKPLFGYASMVYATASIAILSFIVWAHHMFTTGMPVTSQLFFMYATMLIAVPTGVKVFNWVATMWKGSMTFETPMLFAVGFIFVFTMGGFTGLILAVTPIDIQVQDTYYVVAHFHYVLVAGSLFALFAGFYYWGPKWTGHMYPELRGKIHFWNSLFWFNVTFFPMHFLGLAGMPRRYADYAVQFTDFNQIVSVGAFGFGLSQVYFLFFVVLPTIRGGAKADAKPWEGAEGLEWTVASPAPFHTFENPPLVK; encoded by the coding sequence ATGACTTCCAGCACGATCGACCACGCTCACGAACGCGGCCACGGCAACGACCACGCCCACGATCACGAACATGAGCACCCGCACGGCGCCCGGCGCTGGCTGTTCGCCACCAACCACAAGGATATCGGCACCCTGTACCTGTGGTTCGCCTTCGTCATGCTGCTCTCGGGTGGCGTGCTGGCGCTGATGATCCGCACCGAGCTGTTCCAGCCCGGCCTGCAATTCTTCCGCCCCGAATTCTTCAACCAGCTGACCACCATGCACGGCGTGGTGATGGTGTTCGGCGCGATCATGCCGGCCTTCGTCGGCTTCGCCAACTGGATGATCCCGCTGCAGATCGGCGCGTCCGACATGGCGTTCGCGCGCATGAACAATTTTTCCTTCTGGCTGCTGCCGCCGGCGGCCATCCTGCTGGCCTCGTCCTTCTTCGTGCCGGGCGGCGCCACCGCGGCCGGCTGGACGCTGTACGCGCCGCTGTCGACCCAGATGGGGCCGGGCATGGACATGGCGATCTTCGCGCTGCACATCATGGGCGCCTCGTCGATCATGGGCTCGATCAACATCATCGTCACCATCTTGAACATGCGCGCGCCGGGCCTGACGCTGATGAAGATGCCGATGTTCTGCTGGACCTGGCTGATCACCGCCTACCTGCTCATCGCCGTGATGCCGGTGCTGGCCGGCGCCATCACCATGACCCTGACCGACCGCCACTTCGGCACCTCGTTCTTCAACGCCGCCGGCGGCGGCGATCCGGTCATGTACCAGCACATCTTCTGGTTCTTCGGCCACCCCGAGGTCTACATCATGATCCTGCCGGCGTTCGGCATCATCTCGCAGATCATCCCGGCCTTCGCCAGGAAGCCGCTGTTCGGCTACGCCTCGATGGTGTACGCCACCGCCTCGATCGCCATCCTCTCGTTCATCGTCTGGGCACACCACATGTTCACCACCGGCATGCCGGTGACCAGCCAGCTGTTCTTCATGTACGCCACCATGCTGATCGCGGTGCCGACCGGCGTAAAGGTGTTCAACTGGGTCGCGACGATGTGGAAGGGTTCGATGACCTTCGAGACGCCGATGCTGTTCGCGGTCGGCTTCATCTTCGTGTTCACCATGGGCGGCTTCACCGGCCTGATCCTGGCGGTGACGCCGATCGACATCCAGGTGCAGGACACCTACTACGTCGTCGCCCACTTCCACTACGTGCTGGTGGCCGGTTCGCTGTTCGCCCTGTTCGCCGGCTTCTATTACTGGGGCCCGAAGTGGACCGGCCACATGTACCCGGAACTGCGCGGCAAGATCCACTTCTGGAATTCGCTGTTCTGGTTCAACGTCACCTTCTTCCCGATGCACTTCCTGGGCCTGGCCGGCATGCCGCGCCGCTATGCCGACTACGCCGTGCAGTTTACCGACTTCAACCAGATCGTCTCGGTGGGCGCCTTCGGCTTCGGCCTGAGCCAGGTGTACTTCCTGTTCTTCGTGGTGCTGCCGACCATCCGCGGCGGCGCCAAGGCCGACGCCAAGCCGTGGGAAGGCGCCGAAGGGCTGGAGTGGACCGTGGCCAGCCCGGCGCCCTTCCACACCTTCGAGAACCCGCCGCTGGTGAAGTGA